The following coding sequences are from one Arcobacter nitrofigilis DSM 7299 window:
- a CDS encoding collagen-like protein — MATSIEILNNIRDTISNLVDKYNEQSTATETTKDELKEIDKELGDCFNLLLQIDTSLTSLNFDDSKSLIIDLKTKQEKIDLLLDLETIINEMITKFDNGLFKGERGDKGEKGDTGLPFTYDMFTEAQLALLKGVKGDKGEKGDSFTIDDFTSEQLESLRGATGSQGIQGEQGLRGATGTALTFDMLTLGQKEELRGATGSQGIQGEKGATGKPLTFDMLTLEQKEELRGATGLQGKSNYDIYLETGASGTKEDFLQLFSSKLLNIKTITDKNQIASTVINTWDSLFSFSYTPMSINSKLLFLFSVNVTVFQDDGYLKLTKDGLDVDLPTSGGDVKAHALFSSYAGWNGNCVSFQVSDLVSELKEFVFDLKCYGAGASVIYNRRSSTNGEDSGAGVSTVTIFEFKE, encoded by the coding sequence ATGGCTACATCAATAGAAATTTTAAATAATATCCGTGATACTATTTCTAATCTTGTTGATAAATATAATGAACAATCAACAGCAACTGAAACTACAAAAGATGAATTAAAAGAAATAGACAAAGAGTTAGGCGACTGCTTTAATCTTCTTCTTCAAATAGATACATCACTTACTAGTCTTAATTTTGATGATTCAAAATCATTAATAATAGACTTAAAAACAAAACAAGAAAAAATTGATTTATTATTAGATTTAGAAACTATTATTAATGAAATGATTACAAAGTTTGATAATGGTTTATTTAAAGGTGAAAGAGGTGATAAGGGAGAAAAAGGAGATACTGGACTTCCTTTTACTTATGATATGTTTACAGAGGCACAACTTGCATTATTAAAAGGTGTTAAAGGTGACAAAGGAGAAAAAGGGGATTCTTTTACCATTGATGATTTTACATCTGAACAATTAGAATCTTTAAGAGGTGCTACTGGTTCACAAGGTATTCAAGGTGAACAAGGTTTAAGAGGTGCTACGGGTACTGCTTTAACTTTTGATATGCTTACTTTAGGACAAAAAGAAGAGTTAAGGGGTGCTACTGGTTCACAAGGTATTCAAGGAGAAAAGGGTGCAACTGGTAAGCCTTTAACTTTTGATATGCTTACTTTAGAACAAAAAGAAGAGTTAAGGGGTGCTACTGGTTTACAAGGTAAATCTAATTATGATATTTATTTAGAAACTGGTGCTAGTGGTACAAAAGAAGATTTTTTGCAGTTATTTTCTTCTAAGTTATTAAATATTAAAACTATTACTGATAAGAATCAAATTGCTTCTACAGTTATAAATACTTGGGACTCTCTTTTTTCTTTTTCTTATACTCCTATGTCTATTAATTCTAAACTATTGTTTTTATTTAGTGTTAATGTAACTGTTTTTCAAGATGATGGTTATTTAAAATTAACAAAAGATGGTTTAGATGTTGATTTGCCAACCTCTGGCGGTGATGTTAAAGCACATGCCCTTTTTTCTTCTTATGCCGGTTGGAATGGTAATTGTGTTTCTTTTCAGGTTTCTGATTTGGTTTCAGAATTAAAAGAGTTTGTTTTTGATTTAAAATGTTATGGAGCAGGTGCGTCTGTAATTTATAATAGACGTTCAAGTACAAATGGTGAAGATTCAGGAGCAGGTGTTTCTACAGTTACAATTTTTGAGTTTAAGGAGTAG
- a CDS encoding bifunctional 3,4-dihydroxy-2-butanone 4-phosphate synthase/GTP cyclohydrolase II produces MSAIKRVQEAIEEIRKGNMVIMLDDEDRENEGDLVYAAALSTPQKVNFMASHAKGLVCVSITKNTANRLELNPMVVANTSSYETAFTVSVDAASASTGISAGERDDTIKILANPVSNTKELVKPGHIFPLIAKDGGVLVRTGHTEGSIDLCKLAGFNGEAVICEIMKEDGTMARRDDLDIFAQKHKLKQIYISDLVEYRLSHEILVEEVSSSNMNFFGKEVIKKEFKDHLDNVHTAIIFGDFEDTTHVKFHSVIPDIQLFLNDDKLNSMIKTINFLQAKNGILIFLNEFMNHPESKKDYGIGAQILNLFDIKKIKLLTSGGKHSFVGLNGFGLEIVEEIQIEG; encoded by the coding sequence ATGTCAGCAATTAAAAGAGTACAAGAAGCTATTGAAGAGATAAGAAAAGGTAACATGGTAATCATGTTAGATGATGAAGATAGAGAGAATGAAGGTGATTTAGTTTATGCAGCAGCCTTATCTACTCCACAAAAAGTAAATTTTATGGCAAGTCATGCAAAAGGTCTTGTTTGTGTTTCGATTACTAAAAATACAGCAAATAGATTGGAACTAAATCCAATGGTAGTTGCAAACACATCATCATATGAAACTGCTTTTACAGTTTCAGTTGATGCAGCAAGTGCAAGTACAGGGATTAGTGCAGGGGAGAGAGATGATACAATTAAAATATTAGCAAACCCTGTAAGTAATACAAAAGAGTTAGTAAAACCTGGACATATTTTCCCTCTAATTGCAAAAGATGGAGGAGTTCTTGTTAGAACAGGTCATACAGAAGGTTCTATAGACTTATGTAAATTAGCAGGATTTAATGGTGAAGCTGTTATTTGTGAAATCATGAAAGAAGATGGAACAATGGCAAGAAGAGATGATTTAGATATTTTTGCTCAAAAACATAAACTAAAACAAATCTATATCTCTGACTTAGTAGAGTATAGATTATCACATGAAATATTAGTAGAAGAAGTTTCTTCTTCAAATATGAACTTTTTTGGGAAAGAAGTTATAAAAAAAGAGTTCAAAGATCATTTAGATAATGTTCATACTGCGATTATATTTGGTGACTTTGAAGATACAACTCATGTTAAATTTCATTCAGTAATCCCAGATATTCAACTGTTTTTAAATGATGATAAATTAAATTCTATGATAAAAACTATAAATTTTCTACAAGCAAAAAATGGTATTTTAATTTTTCTTAATGAATTTATGAATCATCCAGAGTCAAAAAAAGATTATGGAATAGGTGCACAAATACTTAATCTATTTGATATTAAAAAAATCAAATTACTTACAAGTGGGGGAAAACATTCATTTGTAGGATTAAATGGATTTGGTCTAGAAATTGTAGAAGAGATTCAAATAGAGGGATAA
- the pckA gene encoding phosphoenolpyruvate carboxykinase (ATP), translated as MSDIRSQLGLENVQTVYRNSDVDLLINHAVKNEGAQISSTGALMIDTGIFTGRSPKDKFFVNQDPSNKYIAWGDINTAVTKDVYDDLLLTAKKQLSNKDLFVTDVFCGASIDSRRSARFITEIAWQANFIQNMFIMPDESDLDGFSPQFTVYNACKTIDKSYVSHGLHSEVFVVFNVEENIAIIGGTWYAGEMKKGLFSMMNYWLPLEGKLPMHCSANIGKDGDTALFFGLSGTGKTTLSTDPNRALIGDDEHGWDDNGVFNFEGGCYAKVINLSAEHEPEIYGAIKKGAILENVVADENGIVDFTDGSKTENTRVSYPLSHIENHTPDMKGGHPKNIIFLCADAFGVLPPVAKLTKQQAMYYFLSGYTAKVAGTERGITEPVATFSSCFGEAFLPLNPTIYAALLGEKIDAHNVNVYLVNTGWTGGPYGIGTRMSIKNTRACINGILDGSITQSDFETLPVFNLAVPKTLDGVETKVLNPRHTWEDTEAYDEMSKKLAGMYVKNFKKYLTLESDYDFTAAGPQL; from the coding sequence ATGTCTGATATTAGAAGCCAATTAGGTTTAGAAAACGTTCAAACTGTATATAGAAACAGTGATGTAGATTTATTAATTAATCATGCAGTAAAAAATGAAGGTGCACAAATATCTTCAACTGGTGCTTTAATGATTGATACTGGTATTTTTACTGGTAGAAGTCCAAAAGATAAATTTTTTGTAAATCAAGATCCTTCAAACAAATATATAGCTTGGGGTGATATAAATACTGCTGTAACAAAAGATGTTTATGATGATTTATTATTAACTGCAAAAAAACAGTTAAGCAATAAAGATTTATTTGTTACTGATGTATTTTGTGGTGCTTCTATTGATTCAAGAAGATCAGCTAGATTTATTACAGAAATAGCTTGGCAAGCAAATTTTATACAAAATATGTTTATAATGCCTGACGAATCAGACCTAGATGGGTTCTCTCCTCAATTTACAGTATATAATGCTTGTAAGACAATAGATAAATCATATGTGAGTCATGGACTTCATTCTGAAGTTTTTGTGGTATTTAATGTGGAAGAAAATATTGCAATTATTGGTGGTACTTGGTACGCTGGTGAGATGAAAAAAGGTCTTTTTTCTATGATGAACTATTGGCTTCCTTTAGAAGGAAAACTTCCAATGCATTGTTCTGCAAATATTGGTAAAGATGGAGATACAGCTTTATTCTTTGGACTTTCAGGAACAGGAAAAACAACATTATCAACTGATCCAAATAGAGCTTTAATAGGTGATGATGAACATGGTTGGGATGATAATGGAGTTTTCAATTTTGAAGGTGGTTGTTATGCTAAAGTTATTAACTTATCTGCAGAACATGAGCCAGAAATTTATGGGGCTATTAAAAAAGGTGCAATATTAGAAAATGTTGTAGCTGATGAAAATGGCATTGTAGATTTTACTGATGGAAGTAAGACTGAAAATACAAGAGTTTCTTATCCTTTAAGCCACATTGAAAATCATACACCTGATATGAAAGGTGGACATCCTAAGAATATTATTTTCTTATGTGCTGATGCATTTGGTGTTTTACCACCTGTTGCAAAACTTACTAAACAACAAGCAATGTACTACTTCTTAAGTGGATATACTGCAAAAGTTGCAGGAACTGAAAGAGGTATTACTGAACCAGTTGCTACTTTTAGTTCATGTTTTGGTGAAGCTTTTTTACCTTTAAACCCAACTATTTATGCAGCACTTTTAGGTGAAAAAATTGATGCACATAATGTAAATGTTTATTTAGTAAATACTGGATGGACTGGTGGTCCTTATGGTATTGGTACAAGAATGAGTATTAAAAATACAAGGGCTTGTATTAATGGTATTTTAGATGGTTCTATTACACAAAGTGATTTTGAAACACTTCCAGTGTTTAATTTAGCTGTTCCAAAAACACTCGATGGTGTTGAAACAAAAGTATTAAACCCTAGACATACTTGGGAAGATACAGAAGCTTATGATGAGATGTCAAAAAAACTTGCAGGAATGTATGTTAAAAATTTTAAAAAATATTTAACATTAGAAAGTGATTATGACTTTACAGCAGCTGGTCCACAATTATAA
- a CDS encoding sodium ion-translocating decarboxylase subunit beta: MNKKLIASLLISLMCIFSINAFASDIPSGTEAPTKTKEYHSKTIGQLVVSFFDTTGINALINPKDDVMTSEPNSAHERPMTFFEQSFGRIIMFIICFVLFYLAIAKGFEPLLLLPIAFGGLLANIPLAHMGGEHGMLGIIYNMGIANEFFPLLIFMGVGAMTDFSPLLANPKSALLGGAAQFGIFGSLVGAVMIGFDLQTASAISIIGGADGPTSIFIANRLAPEMLGAIAVAAYSYMALVPVIQPPIMKALTTDAERRIKMPKLRKVHKLEKLFLPILILMLAVLVLPESTPLIGAFAFGNFLKQSGVVERLSDTMQNSLINIVTIFLGLGVGSKLAADKFLVLDTLGIMVIGLLAFSAGTAAGVLMAKLMNKFSSEDNQINPLIGAAGVSAVPMAARVVSKVGQEYDRSNVLLMHAMGPNVAGVIGSAVAAGVLLSIF, translated from the coding sequence ATGAATAAAAAATTAATCGCTTCTTTGTTAATTTCACTTATGTGTATATTTAGCATAAACGCATTTGCTTCTGATATTCCAAGTGGGACAGAAGCTCCAACAAAAACTAAAGAGTATCACTCTAAAACCATTGGGCAATTGGTAGTTTCTTTTTTTGATACAACAGGTATTAATGCTTTAATTAATCCAAAAGATGATGTTATGACGTCAGAACCAAATTCTGCTCATGAAAGACCTATGACATTTTTTGAACAATCATTTGGTAGAATCATTATGTTTATTATTTGTTTTGTGCTATTTTATTTAGCAATTGCAAAAGGATTTGAGCCATTATTACTTCTTCCAATTGCATTTGGTGGATTGTTAGCAAACATTCCTTTAGCCCATATGGGTGGTGAACATGGAATGCTAGGAATTATTTATAATATGGGAATAGCAAATGAGTTTTTCCCACTACTAATTTTTATGGGTGTTGGGGCAATGACAGACTTCTCACCACTTTTAGCTAATCCAAAATCTGCCCTACTTGGTGGTGCAGCACAATTTGGTATTTTTGGATCTCTTGTTGGTGCCGTTATGATAGGATTTGATTTACAAACTGCATCTGCTATTTCTATTATTGGTGGAGCTGATGGTCCAACATCAATATTTATTGCAAATAGACTTGCTCCTGAAATGTTAGGTGCAATTGCCGTTGCTGCATACTCTTATATGGCATTGGTTCCTGTAATTCAACCTCCTATAATGAAAGCTCTTACAACTGATGCTGAGAGAAGAATTAAAATGCCAAAACTAAGAAAAGTACATAAATTAGAAAAACTTTTTCTTCCGATTTTGATTTTAATGCTCGCTGTTTTAGTACTTCCAGAATCAACTCCATTGATTGGAGCATTTGCATTTGGAAATTTCTTAAAACAATCAGGAGTTGTTGAGCGACTTTCCGATACAATGCAAAATTCTTTAATCAATATTGTAACTATCTTCTTAGGTTTAGGAGTTGGTTCAAAATTAGCAGCGGATAAATTTCTAGTGTTAGATACATTAGGGATTATGGTTATTGGATTATTAGCATTTTCTGCAGGTACTGCAGCTGGTGTACTTATGGCTAAACTTATGAATAAATTTAGTTCTGAAGATAATCAAATTAATCCATTAATTGGAGCGGCAGGAGTAAGTGCTGTACCAATGGCAGCTAGAGTTGTTAGTAAAGTTGGTCAGGAATATGACAGATCAAATGTGTTATTGATGCACGCGATGGGTCCAAATGTTGCCGGTGTTATTGGTTCTGCAGTAGCGGCTGGTGTATTATTATCAATATTTTAA
- a CDS encoding biotin/lipoyl-containing protein yields the protein MSKKYIDIMDTTFRDGFQSVFGGRVLMNDFFPAVEAAKEAGINHFEFGGGARFQSLFFYLQENAFEMMDKFREIVGPDANLQTLARGINTVMLDTGSRDLIDLHAKMFAKHGTTTIRNFDALNDVQNLEYSAECIKKYGLNHEVVVTLMDLPPGCVGAHDVPFYEKTLRKILDSGVPYDSICFKDASGTSSPQKIFDTIRMARKLVGEDTHIRLHTHETAGVSISCYLAALDAGADGIDLAASPVSGGTSQPDILTMMHAVKGMNYDLGGLEIEKILKYEEVLTDCLKDYFMPPEATQVSPLIPFSPMPGGALTANTQMMRDNGTLNKFPEVIKAMREVVEKGGYGTSVTPVSQFYWQQAYANVMFGPWKQIAPGYGKMVLGYFGKTPVEPDAEVVALAAEKLKLEPTKENPLDISDRDEKKTMKYWKNRLVEENIETSEENIFIAAACDEKGISFLKGNSPLSVRKNSLDICEDDKDCKLGENKVMGNSTGNYTVVVDGQKFNVTVAEGNADIQVTPVQNTTTQAVAAPVTSADGVEVGATVSGNVWKITKNVGDKVAKGEVVAILEAMKMEIDVEAPVDGTIKSFLVTQSEAVEEGQVIAIIG from the coding sequence ATGTCAAAAAAATATATTGATATAATGGATACCACTTTTAGGGATGGTTTCCAATCAGTTTTTGGTGGGCGAGTTTTAATGAATGACTTTTTTCCAGCTGTTGAAGCTGCAAAAGAGGCAGGAATAAATCATTTTGAGTTTGGTGGAGGAGCAAGATTTCAATCTTTATTCTTCTATTTACAAGAAAACGCATTTGAAATGATGGACAAATTTAGAGAAATAGTTGGCCCCGATGCAAACTTACAAACTCTAGCTCGTGGAATTAATACTGTTATGTTAGATACAGGATCAAGAGATCTTATTGATTTACATGCTAAAATGTTTGCTAAACATGGGACTACAACAATCAGAAATTTTGATGCTTTAAATGACGTTCAAAATCTTGAATACTCAGCAGAATGTATCAAAAAATATGGATTGAACCATGAAGTTGTTGTAACACTTATGGATTTACCTCCAGGATGTGTTGGTGCTCATGATGTTCCTTTTTATGAAAAAACATTAAGAAAAATATTAGATAGTGGCGTTCCTTATGATTCAATTTGTTTCAAAGATGCATCAGGAACTTCTTCTCCTCAAAAAATCTTTGATACAATCAGAATGGCTAGAAAACTAGTTGGTGAAGATACTCATATTAGATTACATACCCATGAAACTGCAGGTGTAAGTATTTCTTGTTATTTAGCAGCACTTGATGCTGGTGCTGATGGTATTGATTTAGCTGCAAGTCCAGTTTCAGGTGGGACTAGTCAACCTGATATTTTAACTATGATGCATGCTGTTAAGGGAATGAATTATGATCTTGGTGGTTTAGAAATAGAAAAAATTCTAAAATATGAAGAAGTTCTAACTGATTGTTTAAAAGATTACTTTATGCCACCAGAAGCTACTCAAGTTTCTCCATTGATTCCTTTTTCACCAATGCCAGGTGGTGCCTTGACTGCAAATACACAAATGATGAGAGATAATGGTACTTTAAATAAATTTCCAGAAGTTATAAAAGCTATGAGAGAAGTTGTTGAAAAAGGTGGATATGGTACTTCTGTAACTCCTGTTTCTCAATTTTATTGGCAACAAGCATATGCAAATGTAATGTTTGGTCCATGGAAACAAATAGCACCTGGTTATGGGAAAATGGTACTTGGATACTTTGGTAAAACTCCTGTTGAACCAGATGCCGAGGTTGTAGCATTAGCAGCAGAAAAATTAAAATTAGAACCAACAAAAGAAAATCCATTAGATATTTCAGATAGAGATGAAAAGAAAACTATGAAATATTGGAAAAATAGACTTGTTGAAGAAAATATTGAAACTAGTGAAGAAAATATTTTTATTGCTGCTGCTTGTGATGAAAAAGGTATTTCATTTTTAAAAGGAAATAGTCCTTTAAGTGTTAGAAAAAATAGTTTAGATATATGTGAAGATGATAAAGATTGTAAATTAGGAGAAAATAAAGTTATGGGTAATTCAACTGGAAACTATACTGTAGTAGTAGATGGACAAAAATTTAATGTAACTGTTGCAGAAGGAAATGCAGATATTCAAGTAACACCTGTACAAAATACAACAACTCAAGCTGTTGCAGCACCAGTAACAAGTGCTGATGGTGTAGAAGTTGGTGCAACTGTAAGTGGTAATGTTTGGAAAATAACTAAAAATGTTGGAGATAAAGTTGCAAAAGGTGAAGTTGTTGCAATTTTAGAAGCCATGAAAATGGAAATTGATGTTGAAGCGCCAGTTGATGGAACAATTAAATCTTTCTTAGTTACGCAAAGTGAAGCTGTTGAAGAAGGTCAAGTTATTGCCATTATTGGTTAA
- a CDS encoding OadG family protein codes for METNLVMEALKFMVLGMGIVFSFLIIMVLALKAQAGLIKKYFPEKENIKTAKKVQPSVATSDITAKKIAAITAVIQHHNNQKG; via the coding sequence ATGGAAACAAATTTAGTCATGGAAGCATTAAAATTTATGGTTTTAGGAATGGGAATAGTTTTTTCTTTCCTTATAATTATGGTTTTGGCTTTGAAAGCTCAAGCAGGGCTTATAAAAAAGTATTTTCCTGAAAAAGAAAATATTAAAACTGCTAAAAAAGTTCAACCCAGTGTTGCAACATCTGATATTACTGCAAAAAAGATTGCTGCTATTACTGCAGTTATTCAACATCACAATAATCAAAAAGGTTAA
- a CDS encoding S24 family peptidase: MLLVNEIIERLKDVLSTDGIKGKIFDKDVADALSLSQANFATMKNRSKIPFSNILDFCAIKKISINWLLYNQNPGSLVDSTDKYWIKYFPEISVSAGGGAYDSDENYENIEVPPYFVDTLGGEQNLKNIEAINVIGDSMEPTLNSNNIIFVDKSIKSGFRDGIYAFTTNHGLFVKRIQKRVDGKLDIISDNKDYPAQIMKSDELEILGKVVGSFGMVF; encoded by the coding sequence ATGTTATTAGTAAATGAGATAATTGAAAGACTAAAAGATGTTTTAAGTACTGATGGTATCAAAGGGAAAATCTTTGACAAAGATGTTGCTGATGCACTAAGTTTATCACAAGCTAATTTTGCAACTATGAAAAATAGAAGTAAAATTCCTTTTTCAAATATACTAGACTTTTGTGCAATAAAAAAGATTTCAATAAATTGGCTTTTATATAACCAAAACCCAGGTTCACTTGTTGACTCAACAGATAAATACTGGATAAAATACTTTCCAGAAATTTCAGTTAGTGCAGGAGGAGGGGCATATGATAGTGATGAAAATTATGAAAATATCGAAGTTCCACCATATTTTGTAGATACCTTAGGTGGAGAACAAAACTTAAAAAATATCGAAGCAATAAATGTAATTGGTGATTCAATGGAGCCCACACTAAATTCAAACAATATTATCTTTGTAGATAAATCAATAAAAAGTGGATTTAGAGATGGAATCTATGCTTTTACAACTAACCATGGACTATTTGTAAAAAGAATACAAAAAAGAGTTGATGGAAAGCTTGATATTATTTCAGATAATAAAGACTACCCAGCTCAAATAATGAAAAGTGATGAATTAGAAATTTTAGGTAAAGTTGTAGGTTCTTTTGGAATGGTATTTTAA
- a CDS encoding peptidoglycan synthetase, which produces MNISSIIDIIDGELKNSPSISFIYNIKTDPKKVIEGDLFLVKNKDDIEIAMQNGAFAIVYDFEIEVLDKEIAWIKVPSVYEALVKLFRYKFSTLNLEVYYCDKVTYDLINIYKSSKKEIHLISSNLLRSTKIIENLSEEEIFFCADEELIKKIYPNYKVFSTKEYEIENLIEHSLFETSFSYKEKYFNKLKIPSLYINQFLAVYNFLNIDIDFHKLVKLTHFKPIFVDKYLNVIDFGKSNKFIVCQKNLELLVNEIKYLEKKYKYGKTIFISPIYIEGLDETQIVLENLDNLKQVIKKEYFNAIYIMGYDKFKVEETLKLSLAESSELF; this is translated from the coding sequence GTGAATATTTCTTCTATCATTGATATTATAGATGGAGAGCTTAAAAACTCCCCCTCTATCTCTTTTATATACAATATTAAAACTGATCCAAAGAAAGTAATTGAAGGTGATTTATTTTTAGTTAAAAATAAAGATGATATAGAAATTGCTATGCAAAATGGTGCTTTTGCTATTGTTTATGATTTTGAAATTGAAGTGTTAGATAAAGAAATTGCTTGGATAAAAGTGCCTTCAGTTTATGAAGCCTTAGTCAAACTTTTTAGATATAAATTTTCTACTCTTAATTTAGAAGTTTATTATTGTGACAAAGTTACTTATGATTTAATAAACATATATAAATCTTCAAAAAAAGAGATTCATCTTATCTCTTCTAATTTACTAAGAAGTACAAAAATTATTGAGAATTTATCTGAAGAAGAGATATTTTTTTGTGCGGATGAAGAACTTATCAAAAAAATATATCCAAATTATAAAGTTTTTTCTACAAAAGAGTATGAAATTGAAAATCTTATTGAGCACTCATTATTTGAAACATCATTTTCATATAAAGAAAAATATTTCAATAAACTAAAAATCCCATCACTTTATATAAACCAGTTTTTAGCTGTTTATAATTTCTTAAATATTGACATTGATTTTCATAAATTAGTTAAATTGACACACTTTAAACCGATTTTTGTTGATAAATACTTAAATGTTATAGATTTTGGTAAGAGTAATAAGTTTATTGTTTGTCAAAAAAACTTAGAACTACTTGTAAATGAGATTAAATATTTAGAAAAGAAATATAAATATGGTAAAACTATATTTATAAGTCCTATTTATATTGAAGGTTTAGATGAAACCCAAATTGTATTAGAAAACTTAGACAACTTAAAGCAAGTTATCAAAAAAGAATATTTCAATGCAATTTATATAATGGGTTATGACAAGTTTAAAGTCGAAGAGACTTTAAAGTTATCTTTAGCTGAAAGTTCAGAACTCTTTTAA
- the metG gene encoding methionine--tRNA ligase, with protein MNCHKNVYITTPIYYVNDVAHIGHAYTTIIADMLARYSRLTGKKTFFLTGTDEHGQKIEESAKLRGKTSKEYADEVSGKFRALWDDFDITYDKFIRTTDEEHKTGVQFAFEKMFNKGDIYKGEYEGYYCVSCETFFTEKQLIEDEFCPDCGKPTNIVKEESYFFKLSAYEDKLLKWYEENPDCILPRSKKNEIINFVKSGLRDLSISRTSFDWGVKLPESLNEPKHVMYVWLDALLNYITALGYGNDDKNMEYWPANIQLVGKDILRFHAIYWPAFLMSLDLPLPKHIAAHGWWTRDGDKMSKSKGNVVNPKEVADAYGLDAFRYFMLREVPFGQDGDFSQKALMDRINSDLGNDLGNLLNRIIGMSGKYFEYKVTSKDVVKFHQKELDEVNEILSGIEGYIYNMQLNRYLEEIWKVLTIANKAIGDYEPWTKMKEGKADEAMALVSLITNIMAKVALLLDSVMPEKISKIAQCIGLEINTQNYTKIIGNKELLEDVTITKIEQLFPRIEELLLEQAKPTDVATQPAKKEEKLEEAIEEDNLITIDKFFEITLKIGTIVEAEEVPKSKKLLKLQVDLGEGRNRQILAGIKESYSAKELVGTQACVVANLKPAKLMGMLSEGMLLAARDENGLNLVRPEKPKISGTKIS; from the coding sequence ATGAATTGTCACAAAAATGTTTATATTACTACTCCTATTTATTATGTGAATGATGTTGCACATATAGGTCATGCCTATACTACTATCATTGCTGATATGTTGGCTAGATACTCAAGATTGACTGGTAAAAAAACTTTTTTTCTTACTGGTACTGATGAACATGGACAAAAAATTGAAGAGAGTGCAAAACTAAGAGGTAAGACTTCTAAAGAGTATGCAGATGAAGTTTCTGGAAAATTTAGAGCTTTATGGGATGATTTTGATATTACATATGACAAGTTTATAAGAACAACTGATGAAGAGCATAAAACTGGTGTTCAATTTGCCTTTGAAAAAATGTTTAACAAAGGTGATATTTATAAAGGTGAGTACGAAGGTTATTATTGTGTGTCATGTGAGACATTTTTTACTGAAAAACAATTAATAGAAGATGAATTCTGCCCTGATTGTGGAAAACCCACAAATATAGTAAAAGAAGAGAGTTATTTCTTTAAATTATCTGCTTATGAAGATAAACTTTTAAAATGGTATGAAGAGAACCCAGACTGTATTTTACCTCGTTCTAAAAAGAATGAAATTATCAATTTTGTAAAAAGTGGATTAAGAGACTTATCTATATCTAGAACATCATTTGATTGGGGTGTTAAATTACCTGAATCATTAAACGAACCCAAACATGTTATGTATGTGTGGTTGGATGCCTTGCTTAACTATATAACTGCACTTGGATATGGAAATGATGATAAAAATATGGAATATTGGCCAGCCAATATTCAGTTAGTGGGAAAAGATATTCTAAGATTTCATGCTATATATTGGCCAGCATTTTTGATGTCTTTAGATTTACCCTTACCAAAGCATATAGCAGCACATGGTTGGTGGACAAGAGATGGTGATAAAATGTCAAAATCAAAAGGAAATGTGGTAAATCCTAAAGAAGTTGCAGATGCATATGGACTTGATGCCTTTAGATATTTTATGCTGAGAGAAGTTCCTTTTGGTCAAGATGGTGATTTCTCTCAAAAAGCTCTAATGGATAGAATAAATTCAGATTTGGGAAATGACTTAGGAAATTTACTTAATAGAATTATTGGTATGAGTGGAAAATATTTTGAATATAAAGTTACTTCAAAAGATGTAGTTAAATTCCATCAAAAAGAATTAGATGAAGTAAATGAAATTTTATCTGGGATTGAAGGTTATATTTATAATATGCAATTAAATAGATATCTTGAAGAGATTTGGAAAGTTCTTACTATCGCAAATAAAGCAATTGGTGATTATGAACCTTGGACTAAAATGAAAGAAGGCAAAGCTGATGAAGCTATGGCTTTAGTTTCTTTGATTACTAATATTATGGCTAAGGTTGCCCTACTTTTAGATTCTGTAATGCCTGAGAAAATTTCTAAAATAGCTCAATGTATTGGATTAGAAATAAATACCCAAAACTATACAAAAATAATAGGAAATAAAGAATTACTTGAAGATGTTACTATTACTAAAATAGAACAACTATTCCCAAGAATAGAAGAACTATTATTAGAGCAAGCAAAACCAACTGATGTAGCTACTCAACCTGCTAAAAAAGAAGAAAAATTAGAAGAAGCTATTGAAGAAGATAATTTAATCACTATTGATAAATTTTTTGAAATAACTTTAAAAATTGGTACTATTGTAGAAGCAGAAGAAGTTCCTAAATCTAAAAAACTTTTAAAACTCCAAGTTGATTTAGGAGAAGGAAGAAATAGACAGATTTTAGCTGGAATAAAAGAATCTTACAGTGCTAAAGAGCTTGTTGGAACACAAGCTTGTGTTGTAGCAAACTTAAAACCTGCAAAACTAATGGGAATGCTTAGTGAAGGTATGCTTTTAGCTGCTCGTGATGAAAATGGTTTAAATTTAGTTCGTCCTGAAAAACCAAAAATTTCTGGAACGAAAATCTCTTAA